The proteins below are encoded in one region of Paenibacillus sp. YYML68:
- a CDS encoding radical SAM protein: MKLVYAGADGHVYDHPDYIALGRHGELVTEVLEEELIPLPEGATLVSLPDTRPLGLHARTGNMEVVPGDVHAVGALLPQGFTRLLLPGYVKADKEKVLPLFGYTAVVWKDDGFYVAAEACDDPERWNPRNCDPDELEVKVQGLLAAYPDNRLYQHLSNCALNYECLTASNTFLSRWEGAVPVSFSCNAGCFGCISEQPDDSGFPAPQTRMNFKPTVDEVVQVMLEHLKTPESIISFGQGCEGEPSTQAKIIVEAMREVRSRTQIGYININTNAGLTDHIRAIVDAGLDLMRVSTISALDDHYNAYYKPRGYTLKNVEKSLRYAADKGVATSINYLIFPGVTDREEEMEAMIEFVKRTDLKLIQLRNLNIDPESYLQLIPPARGERYGMKQMLEIFREELPGVVLGSYTHAPDELLKLRTKQLQQG; the protein is encoded by the coding sequence ATGAAACTCGTTTATGCGGGAGCGGACGGACATGTGTACGATCATCCCGATTATATCGCGCTAGGGCGGCACGGGGAGCTAGTGACCGAGGTGCTGGAGGAGGAGCTGATCCCACTTCCTGAAGGTGCTACGCTCGTCAGCTTGCCGGACACTCGTCCGCTCGGCCTACATGCACGTACAGGCAATATGGAGGTAGTACCTGGCGACGTTCACGCTGTGGGCGCGCTTCTGCCACAAGGCTTCACCCGGCTACTGCTTCCCGGCTACGTGAAGGCGGATAAGGAGAAGGTGCTTCCCTTGTTCGGCTACACCGCTGTCGTCTGGAAGGACGACGGCTTCTACGTTGCGGCTGAGGCCTGTGACGATCCGGAGCGCTGGAATCCGCGTAACTGCGACCCCGATGAGCTAGAGGTCAAGGTGCAGGGCTTGCTTGCAGCGTATCCAGACAACAGACTGTATCAGCACTTGTCCAACTGTGCGCTGAATTATGAATGCTTGACAGCCTCCAACACGTTCCTGAGTCGCTGGGAAGGTGCAGTGCCGGTGTCGTTCTCCTGTAATGCGGGCTGCTTCGGCTGCATATCCGAGCAGCCTGACGATAGCGGCTTCCCGGCGCCGCAGACGCGAATGAATTTCAAGCCGACGGTCGATGAGGTTGTGCAGGTGATGCTGGAGCACCTGAAGACGCCGGAGAGCATCATCAGCTTCGGTCAAGGCTGCGAGGGCGAGCCTTCCACCCAAGCGAAGATTATAGTCGAAGCGATGCGAGAGGTGCGCAGCCGTACCCAGATCGGATATATCAATATCAATACGAATGCCGGCTTAACCGACCATATTCGTGCCATCGTTGATGCCGGTCTTGATCTGATGCGCGTCAGCACAATCAGTGCATTGGACGATCACTATAACGCCTACTACAAGCCACGCGGATATACGCTGAAGAACGTGGAGAAATCACTGCGCTATGCGGCGGACAAAGGTGTAGCGACGTCGATTAACTACCTGATCTTCCCTGGTGTAACCGACCGCGAGGAGGAGATGGAGGCGATGATCGAGTTCGTCAAGCGCACCGACCTGAAGCTCATCCAGCTTCGCAACTTGAATATTGATCCAGAGAGCTACCTGCAGCTGATCCCGCCTGCTCGGGGCGAGCGCTATGGCATGAAGCAGATGCTCGAGATTTTCCGTGAGGAGCTGCCAGGCGTTGTCCTGGGCTCGTATACACACGCACCGGACGAGCTGCTGAAGCTTCGTACGAAACAGTTGCAACAAGGCTAG
- the rpmE gene encoding 50S ribosomal protein L31, with product MKAGIHPKYHQTTVTCACGNVFETGSLKQNLRVEICSSCHPFFTGKQKFLDAGGRVDKFKKKYGI from the coding sequence ATGAAAGCAGGAATTCATCCGAAATACCACCAAACAACAGTTACTTGCGCTTGCGGTAACGTGTTTGAGACAGGATCGTTGAAGCAAAACCTCCGTGTAGAGATTTGCTCCAGCTGCCATCCATTCTTCACAGGTAAGCAGAAGTTCTTGGATGCAGGCGGTCGCGTCGATAAATTTAAGAAGAAATACGGCATCTAA
- a CDS encoding ATP-binding protein produces the protein MQHTLLWQRFTDMFLSDGSLGVILVDSSMLVVGISDRACRVLGMLREQVLGRRMKDILQHLSEEHPFVDSRIVDGRVVSNMAVTWTNNQERFELLVDTNVLKDEAGGVAGACVIFKDVTNLRSLEDRFQRSDRLAMISQIAAGTAHEIRNPLTAVKGFLQVFQKMFQEQGMDRENGYTEVMLSEVNRINELVNEFLLLSSPRKANYERVSMSEAVEELMPELQSEADMRRTKITYERVSQNSNSFILADKNHVKQLLLHMVRNGIEAMGDGGELVITEKRHDAEDKVIVEIRDTGSGIPLYVIDKIFDPFFTTKQDGTGLGLSICQRIVHDIGGHIRVSSKGYGTTFTIILPIA, from the coding sequence GTGCAGCATACTTTGTTATGGCAGCGTTTTACCGATATGTTCTTATCAGATGGCAGTCTTGGCGTTATTCTCGTTGATTCGAGTATGCTTGTAGTTGGGATCAGTGACCGTGCGTGCCGGGTGCTCGGGATGCTTCGGGAGCAGGTGTTGGGTCGACGTATGAAGGATATACTCCAGCATTTGTCCGAGGAGCATCCGTTCGTCGATTCCCGTATTGTGGATGGCAGAGTGGTTAGCAATATGGCCGTCACCTGGACGAACAATCAAGAGCGATTCGAGCTGCTCGTCGATACGAATGTGCTGAAGGACGAGGCTGGCGGCGTTGCTGGCGCTTGCGTCATATTTAAGGATGTAACGAATCTCCGTTCCTTGGAGGACCGATTCCAGCGTAGCGACAGACTTGCGATGATCAGTCAAATTGCCGCGGGTACAGCTCATGAGATTCGAAATCCGCTCACGGCGGTTAAGGGCTTTTTACAGGTTTTTCAGAAAATGTTCCAAGAGCAGGGTATGGACCGGGAGAATGGCTACACCGAGGTTATGCTGTCAGAGGTTAATCGCATTAATGAGCTTGTGAATGAATTTTTGCTCCTCAGCTCGCCAAGGAAAGCGAACTATGAGCGTGTCTCCATGTCAGAGGCTGTAGAAGAGCTAATGCCTGAGCTTCAGTCTGAAGCCGACATGAGGCGTACGAAGATTACATATGAGCGTGTGAGCCAGAACAGTAATTCCTTCATCTTGGCGGACAAAAATCATGTGAAGCAGCTATTGCTGCATATGGTGAGGAACGGAATCGAAGCCATGGGCGACGGTGGCGAGCTCGTCATCACGGAGAAGCGGCACGACGCCGAGGACAAGGTTATTGTTGAAATCCGGGATACTGGATCTGGCATACCGCTATATGTCATTGATAAAATATTTGATCCCTTCTTCACGACGAAGCAGGATGGCACAGGGCTAGGTCTATCGATCTGTCAGCGTATTGTCCATGATATCGGCGGGCACATCCGCGTATCGTCGAAGGGGTACGGAACGACCTTCACCATCATCCTCCCTATAGCGTGA
- the dnaX gene encoding DNA polymerase III subunit gamma/tau, with amino-acid sequence MAHIALYRTWRPQSFEDMVGQKHIVQTLQNSLREGRFSHAYLFSGPRGTGKTSAAKILAKAVNCQNGPGVEPCNECEACRRITEGSVMDVVEIDAASNRGVEEIRDIRDKVKYAPTEVRQKVYIIDEVHMLTTEAFNALLKTLEEPPSHVMFILATTEPHRLPATIISRCQRFDFRRVALTEQVERLREVCEKEGIAAEEEALAFIARLSDGGMRDALSLLDQVIAFSGARITYDDVLSITGGMASDQFEQLAYAVQARDIASALALIDAFMQEGKSADKCMENLVYYFRDLLMVKLVPNSDALTERILDVRHFAKVADQFEASSLMTMIDTLNRYQSEMKYSVQPQTMLEIAVMKLCSGVTADSTGAATTNASVEPSASSAVVSQLLNRIERLEGQLASIASKQSTAPAAGSSSGGGFGAAVRAASPSVTSRKTLDKIDAYVAGQQSPEFREAAKLWSQVLSRVKEMKITVHAWLVDGEPVSAADGNLLVAFKSAMHRETTEKPANKQLIEQALQHVLGHPYKLVTVMMKDWRAAADAKVPEPPKEEMKLIAEDEPGSSPKEEWIDEAIQLFGEELVVIKDEG; translated from the coding sequence ATGGCACATATCGCGTTATATCGTACTTGGAGGCCGCAGTCATTCGAAGACATGGTCGGTCAGAAGCATATTGTCCAAACCTTACAGAACTCGCTTCGTGAAGGTCGGTTCAGCCATGCCTACTTGTTCAGCGGTCCTCGAGGCACCGGTAAAACGAGTGCGGCCAAAATTTTGGCCAAAGCTGTCAATTGCCAGAACGGCCCCGGCGTAGAGCCCTGCAATGAGTGTGAGGCTTGTCGGCGTATCACGGAAGGCTCCGTGATGGATGTAGTCGAGATCGACGCAGCCTCGAATCGAGGCGTGGAGGAAATTCGCGACATTCGTGATAAAGTCAAGTATGCCCCCACCGAGGTTCGCCAGAAGGTGTATATTATTGACGAGGTGCATATGCTGACGACAGAGGCGTTCAATGCGCTTCTGAAGACGCTGGAGGAGCCGCCTTCTCACGTCATGTTCATTTTGGCTACAACTGAGCCTCACCGATTGCCAGCAACGATTATATCCCGTTGTCAGCGATTCGACTTCCGCCGCGTTGCGTTAACCGAGCAGGTGGAGCGCTTACGCGAGGTGTGTGAGAAGGAAGGGATCGCGGCTGAAGAGGAGGCGCTTGCGTTCATTGCTCGTCTGTCGGATGGCGGCATGCGTGACGCGCTCAGCTTGCTGGATCAGGTGATCGCCTTCTCAGGAGCCAGAATTACTTATGACGATGTGTTATCCATCACGGGCGGCATGGCCTCGGACCAATTCGAGCAATTGGCGTATGCGGTTCAGGCTCGGGACATTGCGTCTGCGCTCGCACTCATTGATGCCTTCATGCAGGAGGGCAAGAGTGCGGATAAGTGTATGGAGAACCTGGTCTACTACTTCCGTGATCTGTTAATGGTTAAGCTGGTACCGAACTCGGACGCGCTGACGGAGAGAATTCTAGACGTGAGGCACTTCGCTAAGGTGGCGGACCAGTTCGAGGCAAGCTCACTGATGACGATGATCGATACGCTGAACCGCTACCAATCGGAGATGAAATATTCGGTGCAGCCGCAGACGATGCTGGAGATCGCCGTGATGAAGCTATGCAGCGGTGTCACTGCCGATTCAACTGGGGCGGCCACGACGAATGCTTCGGTAGAGCCTTCCGCATCCAGTGCGGTTGTGTCTCAACTATTGAATCGGATCGAACGCCTGGAGGGTCAGCTAGCTTCCATCGCCAGCAAGCAGAGTACAGCTCCGGCGGCGGGCTCTTCCTCGGGAGGTGGCTTCGGCGCGGCTGTGAGAGCTGCTTCGCCATCGGTTACCTCAAGGAAGACGCTGGATAAGATCGATGCATACGTGGCCGGACAGCAATCGCCCGAATTCCGTGAAGCGGCTAAGCTCTGGAGTCAAGTGCTGTCACGCGTGAAGGAAATGAAAATAACCGTGCATGCTTGGCTTGTCGATGGAGAGCCGGTATCGGCGGCTGATGGGAATCTGCTCGTTGCCTTCAAGAGCGCCATGCATCGTGAGACGACGGAGAAGCCTGCGAATAAGCAGCTGATCGAACAAGCGTTGCAGCACGTGCTGGGGCATCCGTATAAGCTCGTGACCGTCATGATGAAGGACTGGAGAGCTGCTGCCGATGCGAAGGTGCCGGAGCCTCCGAAGGAAGAGATGAAGCTGATCGCTGAGGATGAGCCTGGTAGCTCGCCGAAGGAAGAGTGGATTGATGAAGCGATTCAGCTGTTTGGCGAGGAGCTTGTCGTGATTAAGGATGAAGGCTGA
- a CDS encoding YbaB/EbfC family nucleoid-associated protein codes for MNNMNQMMKQVKKMQEQMLKAQEDLAGVTVEGTAGGGVVTVTVNGQKKVIGVAIKPEAVDPDDVEMLQDLVLTAINDAMTKAEETASKEMSKLTGGMNIPGLF; via the coding sequence ATGAATAACATGAACCAGATGATGAAGCAGGTTAAGAAGATGCAGGAGCAGATGCTGAAGGCGCAAGAGGATCTGGCGGGCGTTACTGTCGAAGGTACAGCAGGCGGCGGTGTTGTCACAGTTACCGTTAATGGTCAGAAGAAAGTAATTGGCGTAGCCATTAAGCCAGAGGCAGTAGACCCAGACGATGTCGAAATGCTGCAGGATCTCGTGCTCACTGCCATTAATGATGCGATGACGAAGGCTGAGGAGACTGCCTCCAAAGAGATGTCGAAGCTTACTGGCGGCATGAACATTCCAGGCTTGTTCTAG
- the recR gene encoding recombination mediator RecR has protein sequence MFYPEPLAKLIDSFSRLPGIGPKTAGRLAFHVLRMKEDDVVDFAKALVNVKRNLNYCSICCNITDTDPCRICQDKSRDVSTICVIQEPKDLVAMERTKEYNGYYHVLHGAISPMEGIGPDEIRIADLLKRLSDERVQELILATNPNIEGEATAMYLSRLVRPFGLKVTRIAHGLPVGGDLEYADEVTLTKALEGRREL, from the coding sequence TTGTTTTACCCTGAACCGTTAGCGAAATTGATTGATTCCTTCTCACGACTGCCCGGAATCGGGCCGAAGACAGCCGGACGACTCGCCTTCCATGTGCTGCGTATGAAGGAGGACGATGTGGTCGATTTTGCGAAGGCGCTCGTCAATGTGAAGAGGAACTTGAACTACTGCTCCATCTGCTGCAATATTACGGACACAGACCCTTGCCGCATCTGCCAGGATAAGAGCCGTGACGTGTCGACCATATGTGTCATTCAGGAGCCGAAGGATCTCGTTGCTATGGAGCGGACGAAGGAATATAACGGCTACTATCACGTGCTACACGGTGCGATCTCTCCGATGGAAGGGATCGGGCCTGATGAGATTCGGATCGCTGATTTGCTGAAGCGACTAAGCGACGAGCGGGTTCAGGAATTGATTCTGGCCACCAATCCGAATATTGAAGGGGAAGCGACGGCGATGTATTTGTCTCGTCTTGTTCGTCCGTTCGGTCTGAAGGTTACACGTATTGCTCATGGTCTGCCGGTTGGCGGAGACCTTGAATACGCTGACGAGGTGACGTTAACGAAGGCGCTTGAGGGTCGTAGAGAGCTCTAG
- a CDS encoding DUF2508 family protein — MVQWRWQWWKESEQQVAARALREEHLLLIHEIRKAHMEWEVARSRFEYALEKEQVDYAVYALEAAEKRYEMLIRQAKVQRITTEEVCAGIAMEGSV, encoded by the coding sequence ATGGTACAGTGGAGATGGCAATGGTGGAAGGAGTCTGAGCAGCAGGTCGCAGCTCGTGCGTTAAGGGAGGAGCACCTTTTGCTTATTCATGAGATCCGTAAGGCGCATATGGAGTGGGAAGTTGCGCGGAGTCGATTCGAATATGCGCTGGAGAAGGAGCAGGTGGATTATGCGGTCTATGCGCTAGAGGCGGCAGAGAAGCGGTATGAAATGTTGATTAGACAAGCCAAGGTCCAGCGAATTACGACTGAAGAGGTGTGTGCCGGCATTGCGATGGAGGGCTCGGTATGA
- a CDS encoding pro-sigmaK processing inhibitor BofA family protein — MKLYLLWGMLIGSAGLLVVMLLRNRQAFQWFGMFSMQLVFAAVLLYLINLLTPYTHFELPLNAVTIGVVGVLGVPGLAALTALKLWVIG, encoded by the coding sequence ATGAAGCTGTATTTGCTATGGGGGATGTTAATTGGCTCGGCAGGACTGCTTGTAGTGATGCTTCTTCGCAATAGACAAGCCTTTCAATGGTTCGGAATGTTTTCTATGCAGCTTGTGTTTGCCGCCGTTTTGTTGTATCTTATAAATCTGCTTACTCCCTACACGCATTTCGAGCTTCCTCTTAATGCTGTAACGATAGGGGTTGTCGGTGTACTCGGCGTGCCGGGATTAGCGGCGCTGACGGCTTTGAAGCTGTGGGTAATCGGATAA
- a CDS encoding 3'-5' exonuclease, producing the protein MSYVIIDLEFNGRKHYEIYPMEIIEIGALCVDSSLQVINTFQSYVKPHYPINRFALEYCKIDGSTLQRSPSFPEVIGAFIDFCGQYDKIIAWGSMDFHNLYIDSKVNQVPVHWLHNMLDMSKHFTGGLQEALVTHEIKPIGQQHSALDDAWNAYQLLCRNPKIVLIETYYQFDPFKTATGGIKKKIAMSLQQAAEANQYLSWEQFMEEEQARDYIRIMNLDAREIEMVHKLFDKYYKQTYSRKVRERIRKLNS; encoded by the coding sequence TTGAGTTACGTCATTATTGACCTGGAGTTCAACGGACGGAAGCACTACGAAATATATCCAATGGAAATTATCGAAATCGGAGCGTTATGCGTAGATTCCAGTCTGCAGGTGATAAACACCTTTCAAAGCTACGTAAAGCCTCATTATCCGATCAACCGATTCGCTTTAGAGTATTGTAAGATCGATGGTTCAACTCTACAAAGAAGTCCGTCTTTTCCCGAAGTTATAGGAGCATTTATCGATTTTTGCGGACAATATGACAAGATCATTGCTTGGGGAAGTATGGATTTCCATAATTTATATATCGATTCGAAAGTTAATCAAGTGCCGGTTCATTGGCTGCACAACATGCTGGATATGTCCAAGCATTTCACAGGAGGTCTTCAGGAGGCATTAGTTACACATGAGATCAAGCCAATTGGACAGCAGCATTCGGCTTTGGATGACGCGTGGAACGCCTATCAGCTGCTGTGCAGGAATCCGAAAATCGTATTAATAGAGACATATTATCAATTTGATCCATTCAAAACGGCAACAGGAGGCATTAAGAAGAAGATTGCGATGTCTCTCCAGCAAGCGGCTGAAGCGAATCAATACTTGAGCTGGGAGCAATTTATGGAGGAGGAGCAAGCCAGGGATTATATCCGCATTATGAATCTGGATGCACGTGAGATCGAGATGGTCCACAAGCTATTCGATAAATATTACAAGCAGACGTACAGTCGTAAAGTACGAGAGCGCATTCGTAAGCTGAACTCCTAG
- a CDS encoding sigma factor G inhibitor Gin encodes MNEALQHELTSSCIICGSENRNGIMIVSEFICEDCEAEIVRTEVGDLKYPFFIRQMKQILYKMNA; translated from the coding sequence ATGAATGAAGCGTTGCAGCATGAACTCACTTCCTCTTGCATTATATGTGGATCCGAAAATAGGAATGGCATCATGATTGTATCCGAGTTTATTTGCGAGGATTGTGAGGCGGAGATCGTTCGGACTGAGGTTGGCGATCTGAAGTACCCATTTTTTATTCGTCAAATGAAGCAGATTCTATACAAAATGAACGCCTAG